The stretch of DNA CCTATAATAGCATGAGCGTATATATTTGCTGAAGTGAATACATAAGAGTCTATCAGAGTTCAAATTAAATTCCCCATACCTgccaacagaaataaacagcctTTTAGTATTAGACAGGCAGTGTGTATCTCTTCTCTCCTCGTATCTCCTCTGTGATCAGAGAGATCAGAATTAGACTCTTAGCATAGAGCATACGGTGTGACAATAGCAATATGAAAATGGGCATATTTGTCATAAGACACACCATCATCAGAAAATATCTCAACATAATGATTAATAATGGACACATGaagtatataaaataatttggtCACTTAAAATAATCTAGAGACATAGGATTACAAAAGATAAATTATAGAGTAAGCCTGAAACCTACCTCTCCATATCACACGAGTAAAAGGGAGAGGCAGGGAAGGGGGAGGAGTTTTATGAAGGAGAAGAGACGTCCAAATACAAGCTGCCCTATACCAAAAAAAGACCACTTTAATAATAGCTttgtcattttttatatattttaactgtTACATTTACTCTCTTTACTGACACTACAGAACTTTGTTGATGTACAATTGCAAACTGAAATTAATTTGCAAAAAACTTGAACCAAATTATATACCATTTACATTGTGATGTGCATGCAGTTGTAAAGagtttgttaaataaatgcacTTTTTTGCAAAAGTGggtggctcttaaaagagcctTTGGGTGATTCTGGAGAAGTGGACCGACAGTTTACTTGGTTTTGGCCGCCTTCTCGGTCTTTTTGGGCAAAAGCACAGCCTGGATGTTGGGCAACACTCCACCCTGAGCGATCGTCACTCCTCCGAGCAGTTTGTTGAGCTCTTCGTCGTTACGAACGGCCAGCTGCAGGTGACGAGGAATGATACGGGTCTTTTTGTTGTCGCGAGCAGCATTGCCAGCCAACTCCAGAATCTCAGCGGTCAG from Hoplias malabaricus isolate fHopMal1 chromosome 5, fHopMal1.hap1, whole genome shotgun sequence encodes:
- the LOC136696291 gene encoding histone H2A, giving the protein MSGRGKTGGKARAKAKTRSSRAGLQFPVGRVHRLLRKGNYAERVGAGAPVYLAAVLEYLTAEILELAGNAARDNKKTRIIPRHLQLAVRNDEELNKLLGGVTIAQGGVLPNIQAVLLPKKTEKAAKTK